The proteins below come from a single Chloroflexota bacterium genomic window:
- a CDS encoding CHAT domain-containing protein has protein sequence DTETEGRGDAAAEGGGDTETRRRGGVEMEGRGDAETRRRGEAEGVVAFLQVYQPPPEDNILSIAVTPTTVTLTFRGIEYSGPNRIRSQELLEAASDERDYGELLFQGIIHSGRSAGGLSNRTTRDGYAVASNMVAEGNLRIELRLDANDVALHRHRWEFLKDDQAQKPLAVQARYPFYRYQPGPSRDLKLRTDQLGVLVAICNPTTLEQPGNKLMANLKRLTIKDHVDAIETGLARLQDNGSGRYQIINRESGMPASLKNIHRLLKEGDGHGSDYHVLHLLCHGLFIPPLHGDYYLVMEAEDGRHEFVSASQFQTLMSETHLRLVVLEACVSAVTHSSDTLRGLGPALVREGIPAVIAMQDNLPIPTARRFSQYFYDDLARSGQVDMALANTRLSLYSDAWVTEGMAGDWGIPALFMSTRDGKLFDLDVAQVDQSLPQLDREGTAIPMTAGYPERPRRAVTLESAPALDSPSFLMSNLSPSLQVGLASQLAAAAREQPSQPLDSQAPIQRRDLLGRLDLDARITAQGAAGLAGFVSGKGQTVDPRSPQLELPPVIFSQIAAAINTGKHIILIGPPGTGKTSLAKAIADFAGDQGFCTGTTYTTATADWTTFDTVGGYVPAADQTLRFRAGSFLEAIREGRWLIIDEINRAEIDKAFGELFTVLSGQQIDLPYKIDGQSIRVLPPLSNASQQWIPQGAQSGYDYVVHPNWRIVGTMNVYDKSSLFNMSLAFMRRFAFIDVDLPADNLYTTLRNNWINRQGSDGIIFEETHAADLQLLFDSLLNRENVEMPNVLMGRRELGPAIVQDMIQYIRDRYRDRDAATEDMLALAAEACLLYAVPQLDGLDHKGICAIYQELKERFGESAESKGILGRIKALYPYIPEEDWDASS, from the coding sequence CGACACGGAGACGGAGGGACGCGGGGACGCGGCGGCGGAGGGAGGGGGCGACACGGAGACACGGAGACGCGGCGGTGTGGAGATGGAGGGACGCGGGGACGCGGAGACGCGGAGACGTGGGGAGGCGGAGGGTGTGGTGGCGTTCTTACAGGTCTACCAGCCGCCGCCCGAGGACAACATCTTGTCGATCGCCGTCACGCCCACCACTGTTACGCTGACCTTTCGCGGCATCGAATACAGCGGCCCAAACCGGATTCGCAGTCAGGAGTTGCTGGAGGCCGCCTCCGATGAACGAGATTACGGTGAGCTGCTTTTCCAGGGCATCATCCACAGTGGGCGCAGCGCAGGAGGGTTGAGCAATCGCACTACCAGGGATGGTTACGCAGTAGCCAGCAATATGGTGGCCGAGGGAAACCTGCGCATCGAACTGCGTCTCGACGCCAATGATGTGGCACTGCACAGGCATCGATGGGAGTTCCTGAAGGACGATCAGGCGCAGAAACCGCTGGCCGTTCAGGCACGCTATCCCTTCTATCGTTATCAGCCCGGACCATCAAGGGATCTCAAGTTGCGGACTGACCAACTGGGCGTGCTGGTCGCCATCTGCAACCCGACCACGCTGGAGCAACCTGGCAACAAGCTGATGGCGAACCTGAAGAGACTGACCATCAAGGACCATGTGGATGCCATCGAGACGGGCCTGGCCAGATTACAGGACAATGGCTCGGGCAGATACCAGATTATCAACCGGGAATCCGGCATGCCGGCGTCTCTCAAAAACATCCACCGCCTTCTGAAAGAGGGCGACGGCCATGGCTCCGACTACCATGTGCTGCACCTGCTCTGCCATGGGCTGTTCATTCCCCCGCTACACGGCGACTATTATCTGGTCATGGAGGCCGAAGATGGCCGCCACGAGTTTGTCTCGGCCAGTCAGTTCCAAACGCTCATGAGTGAAACCCACCTGCGTCTTGTGGTGCTCGAGGCCTGCGTCAGCGCCGTTACCCACAGTTCTGACACCCTTCGCGGCCTGGGACCCGCATTAGTGCGCGAGGGAATCCCGGCTGTCATAGCAATGCAGGACAACCTGCCCATCCCCACCGCCAGACGTTTTTCCCAGTATTTCTATGACGACCTGGCACGCAGCGGGCAGGTCGACATGGCCCTGGCCAATACCCGCCTCTCCCTCTACAGCGACGCCTGGGTAACGGAGGGCATGGCGGGCGACTGGGGCATCCCGGCCCTGTTCATGAGCACGCGCGATGGCAAGCTATTCGACCTCGACGTTGCCCAGGTCGACCAGTCGCTTCCACAGCTGGATCGGGAGGGCACGGCCATTCCCATGACAGCCGGGTACCCGGAGAGACCTCGCCGCGCCGTAACACTGGAAAGCGCGCCCGCCCTCGACAGTCCAAGCTTTTTGATGAGCAATCTCTCACCGTCGCTCCAGGTTGGTCTGGCAAGCCAACTGGCGGCAGCGGCGCGCGAGCAACCATCGCAGCCGCTGGATAGTCAGGCCCCGATTCAAAGACGGGATCTTCTCGGCAGGTTGGACCTCGACGCGCGGATAACGGCGCAAGGCGCAGCAGGGCTGGCCGGGTTCGTCAGTGGAAAAGGGCAAACCGTCGATCCGCGATCACCCCAGCTGGAGTTGCCACCGGTGATATTCTCCCAGATCGCAGCCGCAATCAACACCGGCAAGCATATCATTCTCATCGGGCCGCCCGGTACCGGCAAAACCTCCCTGGCCAAGGCCATCGCCGATTTCGCCGGCGACCAGGGGTTTTGTACCGGTACGACCTACACCACCGCCACGGCCGATTGGACTACCTTTGACACCGTGGGTGGTTATGTTCCTGCCGCCGATCAGACTCTCCGCTTTCGCGCCGGAAGCTTTCTCGAGGCCATTCGCGAGGGCCGCTGGCTGATCATAGACGAGATCAACCGAGCCGAAATCGACAAGGCCTTCGGCGAACTGTTCACCGTCCTTTCCGGTCAACAGATCGATCTTCCCTATAAGATTGATGGCCAGTCCATCCGGGTGCTGCCCCCCTTATCCAATGCCTCGCAGCAATGGATTCCCCAGGGCGCACAATCGGGTTATGATTACGTGGTCCACCCCAATTGGCGCATCGTGGGCACCATGAATGTCTACGACAAATCCTCACTTTTCAACATGTCCCTTGCCTTCATGCGACGATTTGCCTTCATCGACGTCGACCTGCCTGCCGATAACCTCTACACGACTCTGCGCAACAACTGGATCAACCGGCAAGGCTCCGACGGGATAATCTTTGAAGAAACCCACGCCGCCGATCTCCAGCTTCTTTTTGATTCGTTGTTGAACCGCGAAAACGTCGAAATGCCCAACGTGTTGATGGGCAGGCGAGAGCTGGGCCCTGCCATCGTCCAGGACATGATCCAATATATCCGCGACCGCTACCGGGATCGCGATGCCGCAACGGAAGATATGCTGG